The following proteins are co-located in the Mesorhizobium australicum WSM2073 genome:
- the pnp gene encoding polyribonucleotide nucleotidyltransferase, with protein MFNHHKVEIEWGGRPLILETGKIARQADGAVLATYGETKVLATVVSMKEPKPGLDFFPLTVNYQEKTYAAGKIPGGYFKREGRPSEKETLVSRLIDRPIRPLFAAGYKNDTQIVVTVVQHDLENDPDILSIVATSAALTLSGVPFMGPIGGARVGYINGEYVLNPHVDEMQESKLDLIVAGTTDAVLMVESEAKELGEELMLGAVMFGHKGFQPVIDAIIKLAEVAAKEPRDFTAPDYSALEAEMLKIVGDELSNAYKNVDKQKRYAAVDAVKAKVKAAFAPAEGEDAKYTSEQIGSVFKELQAKVVRWNILDTGARIDGRDLSTVRKIVSEVGVLPRTHGSALFTRGETQALVVATLGTGEDEQYVDSLTGMYKEKFLLHYNFPPYSVGETGRMGSPGRREIGHGKLAWRAIRPMLPSADQFPYTLRVVSEITESNGSSSMATVCGTSLALMDAGVPLAKPVAGIAMGLIKEGERFAVLSDILGDEDHLGDMDFKVAGTEGGITSLQMDIKIDGITEEIMKIALGQAKDGRLHILGEMSHALTGARPELGEFAPRIEVMHIPTDKIRDVIGSGGKVIREIVEKTGAKINIEDDGTVKIASSNAKEIEAAKKWIHTIVAEPEVGEIYEGTVVKTADFGAFVNFFGPRDGLVHISQLANDRVAKTSDVVKEGDKVWVKLMGFDERGKVRLSMKVVDQATGKEIARDKKTEGEENAA; from the coding sequence ATGTTCAATCACCACAAAGTGGAAATCGAATGGGGCGGTCGTCCGCTCATCCTGGAGACCGGCAAGATCGCGCGCCAGGCCGACGGCGCGGTGCTCGCCACCTACGGCGAGACCAAGGTTCTCGCCACCGTCGTTTCGATGAAGGAGCCCAAGCCCGGTCTCGACTTCTTTCCGCTGACCGTCAATTACCAGGAAAAGACCTATGCCGCCGGCAAGATCCCGGGCGGCTATTTCAAGCGCGAAGGCCGTCCGAGCGAGAAGGAAACGCTGGTTTCCCGTCTCATCGACCGCCCGATCCGCCCGCTCTTCGCCGCCGGCTACAAGAACGACACGCAGATCGTCGTCACCGTCGTCCAGCACGATCTCGAAAATGACCCGGACATCCTGTCGATCGTCGCCACCTCGGCGGCCCTGACCCTGTCGGGCGTTCCCTTCATGGGCCCGATCGGCGGCGCGCGCGTCGGCTACATCAATGGCGAATATGTGCTGAACCCGCATGTCGACGAGATGCAGGAATCTAAGCTCGACCTCATCGTTGCCGGCACCACCGATGCCGTGCTGATGGTCGAGTCGGAAGCCAAGGAACTCGGCGAAGAGCTGATGCTCGGCGCTGTCATGTTCGGCCACAAGGGTTTCCAGCCGGTCATCGACGCCATCATCAAGCTGGCGGAAGTTGCCGCCAAGGAGCCGCGCGACTTCACCGCGCCGGATTATTCGGCGCTTGAGGCCGAGATGCTGAAGATCGTCGGCGACGAGCTCAGCAATGCCTACAAGAACGTCGACAAGCAGAAGCGCTACGCCGCCGTCGACGCTGTCAAGGCGAAGGTCAAGGCCGCGTTTGCCCCGGCTGAAGGCGAGGACGCAAAGTACACCTCCGAACAGATCGGCTCGGTATTCAAGGAATTGCAGGCGAAGGTCGTTCGCTGGAACATCCTCGACACCGGCGCGCGCATCGATGGCCGCGACTTGAGCACGGTTCGCAAGATCGTCTCCGAAGTCGGCGTCCTGCCGCGCACCCATGGTTCGGCGCTGTTCACCCGCGGCGAGACCCAGGCGCTCGTGGTTGCCACGCTCGGCACCGGCGAGGATGAGCAGTACGTCGATTCCCTGACCGGCATGTACAAGGAGAAATTCCTCCTTCACTACAACTTCCCTCCCTACTCCGTCGGTGAGACCGGCCGCATGGGTTCGCCGGGCCGCCGCGAAATCGGCCATGGCAAGCTCGCCTGGCGCGCCATCCGTCCGATGCTGCCCTCCGCCGACCAGTTCCCCTACACGCTGCGCGTGGTCTCGGAGATCACCGAGTCCAACGGCTCGTCCTCGATGGCTACCGTCTGCGGCACCTCGCTGGCGCTGATGGATGCCGGCGTGCCGCTGGCCAAGCCGGTGGCCGGTATCGCCATGGGCCTGATCAAGGAAGGCGAGCGCTTCGCCGTGCTCTCCGACATCTTGGGCGACGAGGATCACCTCGGCGACATGGACTTCAAGGTTGCCGGCACCGAAGGCGGCATCACCTCGCTGCAGATGGACATCAAGATCGACGGCATCACCGAGGAGATCATGAAGATCGCCCTTGGCCAGGCCAAGGACGGTCGCCTGCATATCCTCGGCGAGATGTCCCATGCTCTGACCGGCGCCCGCCCCGAACTCGGCGAGTTCGCGCCGCGCATCGAGGTCATGCACATCCCGACCGACAAGATCCGCGACGTCATCGGTTCGGGCGGCAAGGTCATCCGCGAGATCGTCGAGAAGACCGGCGCCAAGATCAACATCGAGGACGACGGCACGGTCAAGATCGCTTCGTCGAACGCCAAGGAGATCGAGGCGGCGAAGAAGTGGATCCACACCATCGTCGCCGAGCCGGAAGTCGGCGAGATCTACGAAGGCACGGTCGTCAAGACCGCCGACTTCGGCGCCTTCGTCAACTTCTTCGGTCCGCGTGACGGCCTCGTCCACATCTCGCAGCTTGCCAACGACCGGGTCGCCAAGACCTCGGACGTCGTCAAGGAAGGCGACAAGGTCTGGGTCAAGCTGATGGGCTTCGACGAGCGCGGCAAGGTCCGCCTGTCGATGAAGGTCGTCGACCAGGCCACCGGCAAGGAAATCGCCCGCGACAAGAAGACCGAAGGCGAAGAAAACGCCGCCTGA
- the rpsO gene encoding 30S ribosomal protein S15 — MSITAERKQELMGEFATAKGDTGSPEVQVAILSERIKNLTDHFKDHKKDNHSRRGLLALVSQRRSLLDYLKRKDDSRYQTLIEKLGLRR; from the coding sequence ATGTCGATTACTGCCGAGCGCAAACAGGAATTGATGGGTGAATTCGCAACCGCCAAGGGCGATACCGGGTCTCCGGAAGTCCAGGTGGCCATCCTTTCCGAGCGCATCAAGAACCTGACCGACCATTTCAAGGACCACAAGAAGGATAACCATTCCCGCCGTGGTCTGCTCGCTCTCGTGTCCCAGCGCCGCAGCCTGCTTGATTATCTCAAGCGCAAGGACGACTCGCGCTATCAGACACTGATCGAGAAGCTCGGTCTGCGCCGTTGA
- the fabI gene encoding enoyl-ACP reductase FabI, with amino-acid sequence MDGLMKGKRGLVMGVANDHSIAWGIARKLSEQGAELAFTYQGEAFGRRVKPLADKLGASLVVPCDVEDSASVAATFETLGKAWGGLDFVVHAIGFSNKNELKGLYADTSRDNFVRTMVISCYSFTEVARNAAPLMTAGGSMITLTYAGSVRVMPNYNVMGVAKAGLEASVRYLANDYGPRGIRVNGISAGPVRTLAGAGISDARHMFSYQQRNSPLRRTVTIDEVGGSALYLLSDLASGVTGEIHYVDSGYHIVSMPTLDELKQTDGGRD; translated from the coding sequence ATGGACGGATTGATGAAGGGCAAGCGCGGGCTTGTCATGGGTGTTGCCAACGATCATTCGATCGCCTGGGGCATTGCCCGGAAATTGTCCGAACAGGGGGCGGAACTGGCCTTCACCTACCAGGGCGAGGCTTTTGGCCGCCGGGTCAAGCCGCTCGCCGACAAGCTCGGCGCTTCGCTGGTCGTTCCCTGCGACGTCGAGGACAGCGCTTCGGTCGCCGCCACGTTCGAGACGCTTGGCAAGGCGTGGGGCGGACTGGACTTCGTCGTCCATGCCATCGGCTTTTCCAACAAGAACGAGTTGAAGGGCCTCTATGCCGATACCAGCCGGGACAATTTCGTCCGCACCATGGTGATCTCCTGCTATTCCTTCACCGAGGTGGCGCGCAATGCCGCGCCCCTGATGACCGCCGGCGGCTCGATGATCACGCTGACCTATGCCGGCTCGGTCCGCGTCATGCCGAACTATAATGTCATGGGCGTCGCCAAGGCTGGCCTGGAGGCCAGCGTGCGCTACCTCGCCAACGACTACGGTCCGCGCGGCATCCGGGTCAACGGCATCTCGGCCGGTCCGGTGCGTACACTGGCCGGCGCCGGCATTTCGGACGCCCGCCACATGTTCTCCTACCAGCAGCGGAACTCGCCGCTGCGCCGGACGGTGACGATCGACGAGGTCGGCGGCTCCGCGCTGTATCTCCTGTCCGACCTTGCTTCCGGCGTCACAGGCGAAATCCACTATGTCGATTCCGGCTACCATATCGTGTCGATGCCGACCCTCGACGAGTTGAAGCAGACGGATGGCGGCCGCGACTGA
- a CDS encoding DUF4260 domain-containing protein, translating into MKFLDWIVRLEWAVAAAAAIVFYGATGVSWWLFALLILAPDLSMLGYLGGPRVGAIAYNALHILIVPVLVLLAGHLAGSAVGNAVALIWIAHIAIDRALGYGFKLSTGFQDTHLGRIGRKSERDVQSLTRSPG; encoded by the coding sequence ATGAAATTCCTCGATTGGATAGTCCGGCTCGAATGGGCCGTCGCGGCGGCTGCCGCGATCGTCTTCTATGGCGCGACAGGCGTTTCCTGGTGGCTCTTCGCGTTGCTCATCCTGGCGCCGGACCTGTCGATGCTGGGTTATCTCGGCGGCCCACGCGTCGGCGCCATTGCCTACAACGCCTTGCACATTCTGATCGTACCGGTGCTTGTGTTGCTTGCCGGGCACCTCGCCGGCAGTGCGGTCGGCAACGCCGTCGCACTGATCTGGATCGCGCATATCGCGATCGACCGCGCGCTGGGCTACGGCTTCAAGCTGTCAACAGGATTTCAGGATACCCATCTCGGCCGTATCGGGCGCAAAAGCGAGCGAGACGTTCAGTCCTTGACCCGCTCGCCCGGATAA
- the corA gene encoding magnesium/cobalt transporter CorA — protein sequence MAKAEVVKKRAPVKTRRPPVGASPGTLIADPAARRSELRLTLISPQKFKTIENASIDDVEVSCRKWSVIWLDCTGLANIQLIEEIGRIFSLHPLALEDVVNTGQRPKVDFFEDHAFVVMRMIDDVTSHRYEQIALFLGENFVVTFQEREGDPFDPVRKRIESSAPNRLRTRGADYLAYALIDAIVDSYFPPIEAAGDLVDSIEDQMLHSTHKHQMRQLHELRRDANILKGVLWPMRDALATLIRNDVAYVTAETKVFLNDTLDHSLRLIELVETQRDMLTGLIEMHLSLSQARTNDVISYLTIVSVIFMPLTFLVGIWGMNFDPASSPWNMPELKAYYGYPLSLLFMAAVAVGLIAFFKWKKWL from the coding sequence ATGGCAAAGGCCGAGGTGGTGAAAAAACGGGCGCCGGTGAAGACGAGGCGGCCTCCGGTTGGCGCCTCGCCCGGCACGCTGATCGCCGATCCGGCGGCGCGGCGCTCCGAACTGCGGCTGACCTTGATCTCGCCGCAGAAGTTCAAGACCATCGAGAACGCCAGCATCGACGATGTCGAGGTCAGTTGCCGGAAATGGTCCGTCATCTGGCTCGACTGCACCGGCCTTGCCAACATCCAATTGATCGAGGAGATCGGCCGCATCTTCAGCCTGCATCCGCTGGCGCTGGAGGACGTCGTCAACACCGGCCAGCGGCCGAAAGTCGACTTCTTCGAGGACCACGCCTTCGTCGTCATGCGCATGATCGACGATGTCACGTCGCATCGCTACGAGCAGATCGCTCTCTTCCTCGGCGAGAACTTCGTCGTCACCTTCCAGGAGCGCGAGGGCGATCCGTTCGATCCGGTGCGCAAGCGCATTGAGAGTTCGGCCCCGAACCGGTTGCGCACGCGCGGCGCCGACTATCTCGCCTATGCGCTGATCGACGCCATCGTCGACAGCTATTTTCCGCCGATCGAGGCTGCCGGCGACCTGGTCGACAGCATTGAGGACCAGATGCTGCATTCGACGCACAAGCACCAGATGCGGCAGCTGCACGAATTGCGGCGCGATGCCAATATTTTGAAAGGCGTGCTGTGGCCCATGCGCGATGCGCTGGCAACGCTGATCCGCAACGACGTGGCCTATGTCACAGCCGAGACCAAGGTCTTCCTCAACGATACGCTCGACCATTCGCTCAGGCTGATCGAGCTGGTCGAGACCCAGCGCGACATGCTGACCGGCCTGATCGAAATGCATCTGTCGCTGAGCCAGGCCCGCACCAACGACGTCATCTCCTATCTCACCATCGTTTCGGTCATCTTCATGCCGCTCACCTTCCTGGTCGGCATCTGGGGCATGAACTTCGACCCCGCCAGCTCGCCATGGAATATGCCGGAGCTGAAGGCGTACTACGGCTATCCCTTGTCTCTGCTGTTCATGGCTGCCGTCGCTGTCGGGCTGATTGCATTCTTCAAATGGAAGAAATGGCTTTGA
- a CDS encoding putative bifunctional diguanylate cyclase/phosphodiesterase, whose amino-acid sequence MPAAINPKRTPVFRLLTIASSGIGSFVIGIWGLKHGLGDGFAGISADMMVSIMAALCALAASVAAMSFFAGVDESADFVFNETHFDKLTGLLARPAMVGKIAEAACATSRTGEPMFLIDIDIDRFKQINDAIGYTHGDELIRAFTKRLRDCVPARALIGRIGAGEFAVLLPDHQIQGTLESMVERLIDEMMEPYELSTHQQSVSLSVGIVAMPKDGIDPVLILRRSNLALQNARASGVGNWSVFNSDMGRVADHRQWVESELHNAFERGDFDLHYQPQLDLPTGRIVGYEALIRWQHPERGMIPPMEFIQIAEETGMINPIGEWVLRKACSDARHLPDDCFVAVNISPVQFMTKDFVGLVRDTMRSTGIKPSRLELEVTETAMMQDRDRAAAILKELAEMGISVAVDDFGTGYSNLSYLIDFSFGKLKIDRSFVSRIDTDASSGAVVSTIVGLSRALGVSIIAEGVETENQATLLRAAGCEVVQGYLFGRPAPLKFSAGDRHATDEVRRVANLH is encoded by the coding sequence ATGCCTGCCGCCATCAACCCGAAGCGAACACCCGTGTTCCGACTGCTCACGATAGCAAGTTCGGGCATAGGCAGTTTCGTCATCGGAATCTGGGGGCTGAAGCACGGTCTCGGCGACGGATTTGCCGGCATTTCGGCTGATATGATGGTGTCGATCATGGCCGCGCTTTGTGCGCTGGCCGCATCGGTGGCGGCAATGTCCTTCTTTGCTGGTGTCGATGAATCAGCGGATTTCGTCTTCAACGAAACCCATTTCGACAAGCTGACCGGACTGCTGGCCCGCCCGGCGATGGTCGGCAAGATCGCCGAGGCGGCATGCGCGACAAGCCGCACCGGGGAACCGATGTTCCTGATCGACATCGACATCGACCGGTTCAAGCAGATCAACGATGCAATCGGCTACACTCACGGTGACGAACTGATCCGCGCCTTCACCAAGCGGCTGCGCGACTGCGTGCCGGCGCGCGCACTGATCGGGCGGATCGGGGCCGGCGAGTTCGCGGTGCTGCTTCCCGATCACCAGATCCAGGGGACCCTGGAAAGCATGGTCGAGAGGCTCATCGACGAGATGATGGAGCCGTATGAACTCAGCACCCACCAGCAATCGGTGAGCCTGTCGGTGGGCATCGTGGCGATGCCCAAGGATGGGATCGATCCGGTCCTCATCCTGCGCCGTTCCAACCTGGCGCTGCAGAATGCGCGTGCCAGCGGGGTTGGCAACTGGTCGGTCTTCAACAGCGATATGGGGCGGGTGGCCGACCATCGCCAATGGGTCGAGTCCGAACTGCACAATGCGTTCGAGCGCGGCGATTTCGACCTGCATTATCAGCCGCAGCTCGACCTTCCGACCGGCCGCATCGTCGGCTACGAGGCGTTGATCCGGTGGCAGCATCCCGAACGCGGCATGATCCCTCCGATGGAGTTTATCCAGATCGCCGAGGAGACCGGCATGATCAATCCGATCGGCGAATGGGTGCTGCGCAAGGCCTGCAGCGATGCCCGCCATCTGCCGGACGACTGTTTCGTCGCCGTCAACATCTCGCCGGTCCAGTTCATGACCAAGGATTTCGTCGGCCTTGTGCGCGACACGATGCGGAGCACCGGCATCAAGCCGTCACGGCTGGAACTGGAAGTCACCGAGACGGCGATGATGCAGGACCGCGACCGCGCGGCCGCCATCCTGAAAGAACTCGCCGAGATGGGGATCTCGGTCGCTGTCGATGATTTCGGCACCGGCTATTCCAACCTCAGCTATCTGATCGACTTCTCATTCGGCAAGCTGAAGATCGACCGCTCCTTCGTCAGCCGCATCGATACCGATGCGAGCTCCGGCGCGGTCGTATCGACCATTGTCGGGCTTTCACGGGCGCTTGGCGTCAGCATCATTGCCGAGGGCGTCGAGACCGAGAACCAAGCGACACTGCTGCGGGCAGCTGGTTGCGAAGTGGTGCAGGGCTATCTGTTCGGCCGGCCGGCGCCGCTCAAATTCAGCGCTGGTGACAGGCACGCCACCGACGAAGTCCGGCGCGTCGCCAATCTACACTGA
- the fabB gene encoding beta-ketoacyl-ACP synthase I: MRRVVVTGLGIVSSIGNNANEVQTSLHDARSGISFSDSFAEHGFRCQVWGAPTLDPSAMIDRRAMRFLSQGAAWNHVAMDQAIADAGLDESDITNERTGIVMGSGGPSTRTIVEAAETTLKNGSPKRIGPFAVPKAMSSTASATLATWFKIHGVNYSISSACSTSAHCIGNGYELIQWGKQDMVFAGGHEDLDWTMSDLFDAMGAMSSKFNDRASTASRAYDANRDGFVIAGGAGVLVLEELEHAKARGAKIYAEIVGYGATSDGFDMVAPSGEGAVRCMRQALATVSTPVDYINTHGTSTPVGDSKEMGAIREVFGEKMPFITSTKSLTGHSLGAAGVQESIYSILMMQGGFIGESAHIETLDPEFEGMPIVRKRIDNAGIDTVLSNSFGFGGTNATLVFQRYSA, translated from the coding sequence ATGAGACGTGTCGTAGTCACAGGCCTCGGCATCGTGTCGTCGATCGGCAACAATGCCAACGAGGTGCAGACCTCGCTGCATGACGCCAGATCCGGCATCAGCTTTTCCGATTCCTTTGCCGAACATGGCTTCCGGTGCCAGGTCTGGGGCGCGCCGACGCTCGATCCTTCGGCGATGATCGACCGCCGCGCGATGCGATTCCTAAGCCAGGGCGCGGCGTGGAATCACGTCGCCATGGACCAGGCGATCGCGGATGCCGGCCTCGACGAGAGCGACATCACCAACGAGCGCACCGGCATCGTCATGGGTTCGGGCGGCCCCTCCACGCGCACCATCGTCGAGGCGGCCGAAACCACGCTCAAGAACGGCAGCCCCAAGCGCATCGGTCCCTTCGCGGTGCCGAAGGCGATGTCGTCGACGGCCTCGGCAACCTTGGCAACATGGTTCAAGATCCATGGCGTCAACTATTCGATCTCCTCGGCCTGCTCGACCTCGGCGCATTGCATCGGCAATGGCTACGAGCTGATCCAGTGGGGCAAGCAGGACATGGTCTTTGCCGGCGGCCACGAGGATCTTGACTGGACGATGTCGGACTTGTTCGACGCCATGGGCGCCATGTCGTCGAAGTTCAACGACAGGGCCTCGACCGCATCGCGCGCCTACGACGCCAATCGCGACGGCTTCGTCATAGCCGGCGGCGCCGGCGTGCTGGTGCTGGAAGAGCTGGAGCACGCCAAGGCGCGCGGCGCCAAGATCTACGCGGAGATCGTCGGCTACGGCGCCACTTCGGACGGTTTCGACATGGTTGCGCCCTCGGGCGAAGGCGCGGTCCGCTGCATGCGCCAGGCGCTGGCGACGGTTTCCACGCCGGTCGACTACATCAACACGCACGGCACCTCGACGCCGGTCGGCGATTCCAAGGAAATGGGCGCCATCCGTGAAGTGTTCGGCGAGAAGATGCCGTTCATCACGTCGACGAAGTCGCTGACCGGCCATTCTCTGGGCGCGGCGGGCGTGCAGGAATCCATCTATTCGATCCTGATGATGCAAGGCGGCTTCATCGGCGAAAGCGCCCATATCGAGACGCTAGATCCGGAATTCGAGGGCATGCCGATCGTACGCAAGCGCATCGACAACGCAGGGATCGACACCGTTCTGTCGAACTCCTTCGGTTTCGGCGGCACCAACGCGACGCTCGTTTTCCAGCGCTACTCCGCATAA
- the fabA gene encoding 3-hydroxyacyl-[acyl-carrier-protein] dehydratase FabA, which produces MAGSKSSYDYEELLACARGELFGEGNAQLPYPPMLMFDRITEVSETGGAFDKGFIRAEFDINPDLWFFACHFIGNPIMPGCLGLDALWQLTGFYLGWLGEPGKGMALSTGEVKFKGMVTPSVKKVEYGVDFKRVMRGRLVLGIADGWMKADGEPIYAATDLKVGLSKQSAVA; this is translated from the coding sequence ATGGCGGGTTCGAAATCCAGCTACGACTACGAAGAATTGCTGGCCTGCGCTCGTGGCGAGCTGTTCGGAGAGGGCAATGCCCAGTTGCCCTACCCGCCGATGCTGATGTTCGACCGTATCACCGAGGTCAGCGAGACCGGCGGCGCCTTCGACAAGGGTTTCATTCGCGCGGAATTCGATATCAATCCCGACCTGTGGTTCTTTGCCTGCCATTTCATCGGCAATCCGATCATGCCGGGCTGTCTGGGCCTTGACGCCCTGTGGCAATTGACCGGCTTCTATCTCGGCTGGCTTGGCGAACCCGGCAAGGGAATGGCGCTGTCGACCGGAGAGGTCAAGTTCAAGGGCATGGTCACGCCATCGGTCAAGAAGGTCGAGTACGGCGTTGATTTCAAGCGTGTGATGCGCGGCCGGCTGGTGCTCGGCATCGCCGATGGCTGGATGAAGGCGGATGGCGAGCCCATATATGCGGCGACGGACCTGAAGGTCGGTCTGTCCAAGCAGTCGGCGGTCGCTTGA
- a CDS encoding SH3 domain-containing protein — protein MSGFASLRLALSAAFLGALLYSPLAGAQSAAAPAQSAITLGPSGLPLPRFVSLKSGRVNSRVGPGANYSVDWMYMKAGLPMEIIQEFDTWRRVRDADGSEGWINQSLLSGRRTAIVAPWQRGKGGQINLLKSPEKDARVVAIVEPGVMGTIKACDGQWCEMTFDGHTGWLAQSVVWGAYPGERVKD, from the coding sequence GTGTCTGGTTTCGCGTCGCTTCGCCTGGCCCTCAGCGCAGCATTTCTCGGCGCTCTTCTCTATTCTCCGCTTGCCGGCGCGCAAAGCGCGGCCGCTCCCGCCCAGAGCGCCATCACGCTCGGACCGAGCGGCCTGCCGCTGCCGCGATTCGTCAGCCTGAAATCCGGCCGCGTCAACTCGCGTGTCGGCCCCGGCGCCAACTATTCGGTCGACTGGATGTACATGAAGGCTGGCCTGCCCATGGAAATCATCCAGGAATTCGATACGTGGCGGCGCGTGCGCGACGCCGACGGCTCGGAAGGATGGATCAACCAGTCGCTGCTTTCGGGCCGACGTACCGCAATCGTCGCTCCCTGGCAGCGCGGCAAGGGCGGCCAGATCAACCTTCTCAAGAGCCCCGAAAAGGATGCCAGAGTGGTGGCGATCGTAGAACCCGGCGTCATGGGCACGATCAAAGCCTGCGACGGCCAGTGGTGCGAGATGACGTTCGACGGCCACACCGGCTGGCTTGCCCAGTCGGTCGTCTGGGGCGCTTATCCGGGCGAGCGGGTCAAGGACTGA
- the irrA gene encoding iron response transcriptional regulator IrrA has protein sequence MDRGCRKENVAVDKRVREAGLRPTRQRIALADLLFAKGDRHLSAEELHEEAQAAGVPVSLATVYNALHQFTQAGLLRILAVEGSKTYFDTNTSDHHHFYIEGENRIFDIANGPVTVTNLPEPPEGMEIANVDIVVRLRPKRPE, from the coding sequence ATGGACCGGGGCTGCCGGAAGGAAAATGTCGCTGTGGACAAGCGGGTACGTGAAGCCGGCCTGAGGCCGACCCGTCAGCGCATTGCGCTGGCCGACCTGCTTTTCGCCAAGGGCGACCGCCATTTGTCGGCTGAGGAACTGCATGAGGAGGCGCAGGCCGCCGGCGTGCCGGTATCGCTGGCCACCGTCTACAACGCGCTTCACCAGTTTACCCAGGCGGGGCTGCTGCGCATTCTCGCCGTCGAAGGTTCCAAGACCTACTTCGACACCAACACCTCCGACCACCACCATTTCTACATCGAAGGCGAAAACAGGATTTTCGACATCGCCAACGGCCCGGTAACCGTCACCAATCTGCCGGAGCCGCCCGAAGGCATGGAGATCGCCAATGTCGATATCGTGGTGAGGCTGCGTCCCAAGCGTCCGGAATGA
- a CDS encoding class I SAM-dependent methyltransferase, with translation MSAEALKTLFHPFEAGALSPPGRDERILFLGAEPGLRLPQGFEATLHLVQGFRPYFRALQAAGFTVTPRSAGEDFDAVLVLAGRHRGENELRIAEALERVAEGGLIVIAGGKEDGIASLRKRVGDLVLLDGHMPKYHGTAFWLRRPVDVQAAAALRAANPALLVEDRFRTAPGMFSFDRVDAGSKLLVDNLPADLRGTAADFCAGWGYVAAEMAARCPGLSALDLHEADFDALEAARGNLANTVAQGFFWTDLLAEPVERRYDVIAMNPPFHRSRAAEPEIGVGMIRAAAKALKPGGRLFVVANRQLPYEPVLSAAFASHAELARDGMFKVFVARR, from the coding sequence ATGTCCGCTGAAGCGTTGAAGACGCTTTTTCATCCATTCGAGGCCGGGGCTCTTTCCCCGCCGGGCAGGGACGAGCGCATTCTCTTCCTTGGCGCCGAACCCGGCCTGCGCTTGCCACAGGGCTTCGAGGCTACGCTGCATCTCGTACAGGGCTTTCGGCCGTATTTTCGCGCGTTGCAGGCAGCTGGCTTCACGGTCACGCCGCGATCGGCTGGTGAGGATTTCGATGCAGTGCTTGTGCTCGCCGGCCGCCATCGCGGCGAGAACGAACTGCGCATCGCCGAGGCTCTCGAGCGGGTGGCGGAGGGCGGATTGATCGTCATTGCAGGTGGTAAGGAGGATGGCATCGCAAGCCTGCGCAAGCGCGTCGGCGATCTTGTGCTGCTTGATGGCCACATGCCAAAATATCACGGCACTGCCTTCTGGCTGCGTCGTCCGGTTGATGTGCAAGCCGCCGCCGCGCTTCGCGCCGCCAATCCCGCCTTGCTTGTTGAGGACCGGTTCCGCACCGCACCCGGCATGTTCTCCTTCGACCGCGTCGATGCCGGTTCGAAACTGCTGGTCGACAATCTGCCCGCTGATTTGCGTGGCACCGCGGCCGATTTCTGCGCCGGCTGGGGCTATGTGGCGGCCGAGATGGCTGCCCGCTGTCCGGGCTTGTCGGCGCTCGATCTTCACGAGGCCGATTTCGATGCGCTGGAGGCCGCCAGGGGCAACCTTGCCAACACCGTGGCGCAGGGCTTCTTCTGGACGGATCTGCTGGCCGAGCCTGTCGAGCGCCGCTACGACGTCATCGCAATGAACCCACCCTTCCACCGCAGCCGTGCGGCCGAGCCCGAGATCGGCGTCGGCATGATCCGCGCCGCGGCCAAGGCCTTGAAGCCCGGTGGGCGCCTGTTCGTGGTCGCCAACCGCCAGCTTCCCTACGAGCCGGTGCTGTCGGCCGCCTTTGCCAGCCACGCCGAGCTTGCCCGCGACGGCATGTTCAAGGTGTTTGTCGCACGGCGCTGA